A region from the Aegilops tauschii subsp. strangulata cultivar AL8/78 chromosome 5, Aet v6.0, whole genome shotgun sequence genome encodes:
- the LOC109768080 gene encoding RING-H2 finger protein ATL72-like, producing the protein MVRPDSEAPAPSVAYGGSGGAAAPAGTRADSSFETNVVIILAALFFGLLLIIALNSLARCALRYVGRGAAPAAGEGRASARVTCSGSGIKRRVLRSLPVEVYGSGEDIDDVCAICLSEFMDGEKVRVLPLCGHGFHVRCVDAWLVSRGSCPTCRQPVIEGAPAKAAETNTVITVVIV; encoded by the coding sequence ATGGTTCGTCCTGATTCGGAGGCGCCGGCGCCGAGCGTTGCCTACGGAGGCAGCGGAGGCGCCGCGGCTCCGGCGGGGACGAGGGCAGACTCGTCTTTCGagaccaacgtggtgatcatcctGGCCGCGCTCTTCTTCGGGCTGCTCCTCATAATCGCACTCAACTCGCTGGCGCGGTGCGCGCTCCGGTACGTGGGGCGCGGGGCCGCGCCCGCTGCCGGCGAGGGGCGGGCGTCGGCGCGGGTGACCTGCAGCGGTAGCGGCATCAAGAGGCGCGTCCTGAGGAGCCTCCCCGTAGAGGTGTATGGCTCCGGGGAGGACATCGACGACGTGTGCGCCATATGCCTGAGCGAGTTCATGGACGGCGAGAAGGTGCGCGTGCTGCCGCTCTGCGGGCACGGCTTCCACGTCCGCTGCGTCGACGCCTGGCTGGTGTCCCGCGGCTCCTGTCCCACGTGCCGGCAGCCGGTCATCGAAGGCGCGCCCGCGAAGGCGGCGGAGACGAACACGGTCATCACCGTGGTCATCGTGTGA